Proteins encoded in a region of the Streptomyces violaceoruber genome:
- a CDS encoding alpha/beta fold hydrolase, with amino-acid sequence MSAQKPTIVLVHGAFADSSSWNGVVRKLRSHDYPVVAASNPLRGLTEDSAYVRQLLESIDGPVVLVGHSYGGSVISNAATGLGHVKALVFVAAFLPDEGESAVDLSGKFPGSTLGETLRPVPVTLPGGGRAADLYIEQSRFHQQFAADVPEETTAVMAATQRPVADAALAEGASAPAWKDIPSWVLVAAEDRNIPAQVQTYMAERAKATVVHVTASHAVSVSRPGDVARLINEAAQATG; translated from the coding sequence ATGAGCGCACAGAAACCGACCATCGTCCTCGTGCACGGCGCGTTCGCGGACTCGTCCAGCTGGAACGGCGTCGTCCGGAAACTCCGGTCGCACGACTACCCGGTGGTGGCCGCGAGCAATCCGCTGCGCGGGCTGACCGAGGACAGCGCGTACGTCAGACAGCTCCTGGAGTCCATCGACGGGCCCGTGGTCCTCGTCGGGCACTCCTACGGCGGCTCGGTCATCAGCAACGCCGCGACGGGACTCGGCCACGTCAAGGCTCTCGTGTTCGTCGCGGCGTTCCTGCCGGACGAGGGCGAGAGCGCGGTCGACCTGTCCGGCAAGTTCCCGGGCAGCACCCTCGGGGAGACGCTCCGCCCGGTGCCGGTCACGCTCCCCGGCGGCGGCCGGGCCGCGGACCTCTACATCGAGCAGAGCAGGTTCCACCAGCAGTTCGCCGCCGACGTCCCGGAGGAGACCACGGCGGTCATGGCGGCCACCCAGAGGCCCGTGGCCGACGCCGCGCTGGCGGAGGGCGCCTCGGCCCCGGCCTGGAAGGACATCCCGTCCTGGGTCCTCGTGGCCGCCGAGGACCGTAACATCCCGGCCCAGGTGCAGACGTACATGGCCGAGCGCGCGAAGGCCACGGTGGTGCACGTCACCGCTTCCCACGCGGTCAGCGTGTCGCGTCCGGGCGACGTCGCCCGGCTGATCAACGAGGCGGCGCAG
- a CDS encoding alpha/beta hydrolase encodes MSDIVLEPAAQDFADATAKPPLLYELGVEGARKLLDDVQSGPVEKPDVDEKWITVPVEVGDVRVRIVKPAGTTGVLPVVLYVHGGGWILGNAGTHDRLVRELAVGAEAAVVFVEYDRSPEAKYPVAIEQAYATAQWVTTKGAEEGLDGSRMVVAGDSVGGNMSAALTHMAKRRGDVTFLHQSLYYPVTDAGQDTESYRLFAHGPHLTAKAMEWFWNAYAPDPAERDQITASPLRATPEDLQGLPPAFVVVDENDVLRDEGEAYARKLIQAGVPTTSVRYNASLHDFMMLNPVRGTQASTAAIEQAIHVLRSALGTD; translated from the coding sequence ATGAGCGACATCGTTCTCGAACCCGCCGCGCAGGACTTCGCCGACGCCACCGCCAAGCCGCCGTTGCTGTACGAACTCGGTGTCGAGGGAGCCCGCAAGCTGCTCGACGACGTCCAGTCCGGTCCGGTGGAGAAGCCGGACGTGGACGAGAAGTGGATCACCGTGCCCGTCGAGGTCGGCGACGTGCGGGTGCGCATCGTCAAGCCCGCCGGCACCACCGGCGTGCTGCCCGTCGTCCTCTACGTGCACGGCGGCGGCTGGATCCTCGGGAACGCCGGCACCCACGACCGTCTGGTGCGGGAGCTGGCCGTGGGCGCGGAGGCGGCCGTGGTCTTCGTCGAGTACGACCGCTCCCCGGAGGCGAAGTACCCCGTCGCCATCGAGCAGGCCTACGCCACCGCGCAGTGGGTCACCACCAAGGGCGCCGAGGAAGGCCTGGACGGCTCCCGCATGGTCGTCGCCGGTGACTCCGTCGGCGGCAACATGAGCGCCGCCCTCACCCACATGGCCAAGCGGCGCGGTGACGTGACCTTCCTGCACCAGTCCCTCTACTACCCCGTCACCGACGCCGGGCAGGACACCGAGAGCTACCGGCTCTTCGCGCACGGACCGCACCTGACCGCGAAGGCCATGGAGTGGTTCTGGAACGCCTACGCCCCCGATCCGGCGGAGCGGGACCAGATCACGGCCTCGCCGCTGCGCGCCACCCCGGAGGACCTCCAGGGGCTGCCGCCGGCGTTCGTCGTGGTCGACGAGAACGACGTGCTGCGCGACGAGGGCGAGGCCTACGCCCGCAAGCTGATCCAGGCCGGGGTGCCGACCACGAGCGTCCGCTACAACGCCAGCCTGCACGACTTCATGATGCTGAACCCGGTCCGCGGAACGCAGGCCTCCACCGCGGCGATCGAGCAGGCGATCCACGTTCTGCGCAGTGCCCTCGGCACCGACTGA
- a CDS encoding DUF427 domain-containing protein, with protein sequence MATESVLHPSLIVPIGHVEPVPRRIRGLVGGRVAFDTRRALYVWEWQAYPQFSIPVEDLVEGVLDDDKHTEQLGAGPAHRHTLRVGPEVRAGAAWVWGEGSPEALRDTVRFEWEALDAWFEEDEPVFVHPRSPYSRVDALRSRSTVRVEVDGVVLAEASGCVKLFETGLPTRYYLDPMNIDWTRLRHSDTVTRCPYKGTTSDYWSFDGETGAHEDIAWTYDFPTIHANRIAGLTAFYNEHVDLYVDGFLLPKPVDPTQVAAD encoded by the coding sequence ATGGCTACCGAGAGCGTCCTGCACCCGAGTCTCATCGTCCCGATCGGACACGTTGAGCCCGTACCCCGCCGTATCCGGGGGCTGGTCGGGGGGCGTGTCGCCTTCGACACCCGCCGAGCGCTGTACGTGTGGGAGTGGCAGGCGTACCCGCAGTTCAGCATCCCGGTCGAGGACCTGGTGGAGGGTGTGCTCGACGACGACAAGCACACCGAGCAACTCGGTGCCGGGCCCGCTCACCGCCACACGCTGAGGGTCGGCCCGGAGGTCCGTGCGGGGGCGGCCTGGGTCTGGGGGGAGGGCTCCCCCGAAGCCCTGCGTGACACGGTGCGTTTCGAATGGGAGGCGCTGGACGCCTGGTTCGAGGAGGACGAGCCGGTCTTCGTCCATCCGCGGAGCCCGTACTCGCGCGTGGACGCGCTGCGTTCGCGCAGCACCGTCCGAGTAGAGGTGGACGGCGTCGTGCTGGCTGAGGCCTCCGGATGCGTGAAGCTGTTCGAGACCGGTCTGCCGACCCGGTACTACCTCGACCCCATGAACATCGACTGGACCCGGCTGCGGCACTCCGACACGGTGACCCGGTGCCCCTACAAGGGAACGACGAGCGACTACTGGTCGTTCGACGGCGAAACCGGCGCCCACGAGGACATCGCCTGGACGTACGACTTCCCGACCATCCACGCCAACCGCATCGCCGGGCTGACCGCGTTCTACAACGAGCACGTCGATCTGTACGTCGACGGCTTCCTGCTGCCGAAGCCGGTGGATCCCACCCAGGTGGCCGCCGACTAG
- a CDS encoding carboxymuconolactone decarboxylase family protein: MDARINYFGNALAGKVMKHLNSAGAAVQAALPVATQELVKIRASQINGCGFCTDMHTKDAAAAGEDQQRLNLVAVWREATVFSDAERAALAVTEEGTRIADASGGVSDEVWAEAAKHYDEDQLAALISLIAVINAYNRINVINQQPAGGYKPGMFG; encoded by the coding sequence ATGGACGCGCGCATCAACTACTTCGGCAATGCCCTCGCGGGCAAGGTCATGAAGCACCTGAACTCGGCCGGAGCGGCGGTCCAGGCTGCTCTGCCGGTCGCCACTCAGGAACTGGTCAAGATCCGGGCCAGTCAGATCAACGGCTGCGGCTTCTGCACGGACATGCACACCAAGGACGCCGCCGCTGCGGGCGAGGACCAGCAGCGCCTGAACCTGGTCGCCGTGTGGCGCGAGGCCACGGTCTTCTCCGACGCCGAGCGCGCGGCCCTGGCGGTGACCGAGGAGGGGACCCGCATCGCGGACGCCTCCGGCGGTGTCTCGGACGAGGTGTGGGCCGAGGCCGCGAAGCACTACGACGAGGACCAGCTCGCCGCGCTGATCTCGCTGATCGCCGTGATCAACGCCTACAACCGGATCAACGTCATCAACCAGCAGCCCGCGGGTGGTTACAAGCCCGGCATGTTCGGCTGA
- a CDS encoding MFS transporter, giving the protein MTHSPAPESTAPLRIAGARGRWTLLATVLGSGVVLLGSTVTNIALPRIGQDFDADLGVLQWTVNAYMLTLAGLILLGGSLGDRFGRRRIFVLGLVWFAVASLLCALAPDTTTLIAARALQGVGGALLTPGSLAIIEASFHPDDRPRAIGLWSGFGGIGAALGPFVGGWLVDGPGWRWTFVLSAVPALLCVPVALRHVPESVGAPRKEAGATAGATARRGVGFDVPGAVLGAVALALVTYALTEARDGGALAVAVAVGGVVAGAVFLRVERRSGDPMMPLAIFSSRQFTAVNVITLCIYAGTGGFFFLTALQLQIVVGYSALAAGAAMLPNTVLMLLFSSHAGTLAQRLGPRAPLTVGPLVCGAGMLLMLRVGPGASYVQDVLPALLVMGAGMVVMVAPLTVTLLASVDASNAGLASGINNAAARAAGLVSVAALPLLVGMGPEAYRSDAAFDASFGRAMPLCAVLLAVGASVAFGTLRRSATGPRPAHGHIHGWLTEPPLASRFAHRQAVK; this is encoded by the coding sequence ATGACCCACTCCCCCGCTCCCGAGAGCACCGCTCCCCTCCGCATCGCCGGCGCCCGGGGGCGGTGGACCCTGCTGGCCACCGTCCTGGGCTCGGGCGTCGTACTGCTCGGCTCGACCGTCACCAACATCGCGCTCCCACGCATCGGACAGGACTTCGACGCAGATCTCGGCGTCCTCCAGTGGACGGTGAACGCCTACATGCTGACCCTGGCGGGACTCATCCTGCTGGGCGGTTCCCTGGGTGACCGGTTCGGGCGGCGTCGCATCTTCGTCCTGGGCCTGGTGTGGTTCGCGGTCGCCTCGCTGCTGTGCGCCCTGGCTCCGGACACCACCACGCTCATCGCCGCCCGGGCCCTGCAGGGTGTCGGCGGCGCGCTGCTCACGCCCGGTTCACTGGCGATCATCGAGGCCTCCTTCCATCCGGACGACCGGCCGCGCGCGATCGGCCTGTGGTCCGGATTCGGCGGTATCGGCGCCGCCCTGGGGCCCTTTGTGGGTGGGTGGCTGGTGGACGGGCCCGGCTGGCGCTGGACCTTCGTGCTGAGCGCCGTCCCGGCGCTGCTGTGCGTCCCCGTCGCCCTGCGCCATGTGCCGGAGTCCGTAGGCGCGCCACGCAAGGAAGCAGGCGCCACGGCCGGCGCGACCGCCCGGCGCGGGGTCGGCTTCGACGTTCCGGGCGCCGTGCTCGGAGCTGTGGCCCTGGCGCTGGTCACCTACGCGTTGACGGAGGCGCGCGACGGCGGGGCCCTGGCCGTCGCCGTGGCCGTCGGCGGTGTCGTCGCGGGGGCCGTGTTCCTCCGCGTCGAACGGCGCAGCGGCGATCCCATGATGCCGCTGGCGATCTTCTCCTCCCGGCAGTTCACCGCCGTCAACGTGATCACCCTGTGCATCTACGCGGGGACGGGCGGGTTCTTCTTCCTGACCGCGCTGCAACTGCAGATCGTCGTCGGGTACTCGGCGCTGGCCGCCGGGGCGGCGATGCTGCCGAACACCGTGCTGATGCTGCTGTTCTCGTCCCACGCCGGGACGCTCGCCCAGCGCCTGGGGCCACGGGCCCCGCTCACCGTCGGCCCGCTGGTGTGCGGAGCGGGGATGCTGCTGATGCTGCGGGTCGGTCCGGGCGCGTCCTACGTCCAGGACGTCCTCCCGGCCCTCCTGGTGATGGGCGCCGGCATGGTCGTCATGGTCGCCCCCCTGACCGTGACCCTGCTCGCCTCGGTCGACGCCTCGAACGCCGGGCTGGCCAGCGGCATCAACAACGCCGCGGCCCGGGCGGCGGGACTGGTGTCCGTCGCGGCGCTCCCGCTGCTGGTCGGGATGGGCCCGGAAGCCTACCGGTCGGACGCGGCCTTCGACGCCTCGTTCGGCCGGGCCATGCCGCTGTGCGCGGTCCTGCTCGCCGTCGGCGCGTCGGTCGCTTTCGGCACGCTGCGGCGGTCCGCCACCGGCCCTCGTCCGGCGCACGGGCACATCCACGGCTGGCTGACGGAACCGCCGCTGGCGTCCCGCTTCGCCCATCGTCAAGCCGTCAAATGA
- a CDS encoding cupin domain-containing protein: MSYPEQKYWGEDGEVSAVFRPATTPPNLGESGTGKDATHYLATTATTRGEFGLYRVEMRPRAGGPKTHFHKRISESFFILDGTVRVFDGVRWVDARKGDFLHVPQGGLHAFRNDSDAPADMLLLFTPGAPREEYFEQVSQLGHASEEERAAFFDRHDSYFVE; the protein is encoded by the coding sequence ATGTCGTACCCGGAGCAGAAGTACTGGGGTGAGGACGGCGAGGTCAGCGCCGTCTTCCGGCCGGCCACCACACCGCCGAACCTGGGTGAGAGCGGTACCGGAAAGGACGCCACCCACTATCTGGCCACCACGGCCACCACACGGGGCGAGTTCGGGCTGTACCGGGTCGAGATGCGGCCCCGGGCGGGCGGCCCGAAGACCCATTTCCACAAGCGGATCTCGGAGTCCTTCTTCATCCTGGACGGGACCGTGCGCGTCTTCGACGGTGTGCGGTGGGTCGACGCCCGCAAGGGTGACTTCCTGCACGTCCCCCAGGGCGGGCTGCACGCCTTCCGCAACGACTCCGACGCACCGGCCGACATGCTGCTGCTGTTCACCCCGGGCGCCCCGCGCGAGGAGTACTTCGAGCAGGTCTCCCAGCTGGGGCACGCTTCCGAGGAGGAGCGTGCCGCGTTCTTCGACCGGCACGACTCGTACTTCGTGGAGTAG
- a CDS encoding cupin domain-containing protein has product MSENAQHAHHGHGTGDADGPSWTRAAKMIQDASPVVVPEGASAMTIHVEWEPGDPGTPPHRHSGPAFGYVIKGAVRFELEGEPERVVEAGGTFWEPGGDAIHYQDGNALSDEKTEFVVTMMCAPGKPMLELVDEAELKERAHLRAPRPTA; this is encoded by the coding sequence ATGTCGGAGAATGCACAGCACGCCCACCACGGACACGGAACCGGCGACGCGGACGGTCCCAGCTGGACCCGCGCGGCGAAGATGATCCAGGACGCCTCGCCGGTCGTCGTCCCCGAGGGCGCCTCGGCGATGACCATCCACGTCGAGTGGGAGCCCGGTGACCCCGGCACCCCGCCGCACCGCCACTCCGGCCCGGCGTTCGGTTACGTCATCAAGGGCGCCGTCCGCTTCGAACTGGAGGGTGAGCCCGAGCGTGTGGTCGAGGCCGGCGGTACCTTCTGGGAGCCGGGCGGCGACGCCATCCACTACCAGGACGGCAACGCGCTCAGCGACGAGAAGACGGAGTTCGTCGTCACGATGATGTGCGCGCCCGGCAAGCCCATGCTCGAACTGGTCGACGAGGCGGAGCTGAAGGAGCGCGCCCACCTGCGCGCACCCCGGCCCACCGCCTGA
- a CDS encoding SDR family oxidoreductase produces the protein MRVVVAGATGLIGSRTVARLRDHGVEVVPVSRGEGVDVSTGQGLDRALRGAEVVVDVTDAPSRRQETSTAFFTTATGNVLKAAAAADVEHYVALSVVGADRIGSGYFRAKAAQEDLARHTTVPYSVVRATPFHESVEAAAAAGTRPDGVHVPPLSLRPVSADDVAAAVAHVAVGLPQFGVVETAGPEELRLEDLTAEVLNFLGRPGPVITDSLAPFFGAVLEERDLLPGPDARLGHHTFTQWLKSR, from the coding sequence ATGAGAGTCGTCGTTGCAGGTGCCACCGGACTGATCGGTTCCCGGACCGTCGCGCGGCTCCGGGACCACGGGGTGGAGGTCGTCCCCGTCTCGCGCGGGGAAGGAGTCGACGTCAGCACCGGCCAAGGCCTGGACCGGGCGCTGCGCGGCGCCGAAGTGGTCGTGGACGTCACCGACGCGCCCTCCCGGCGGCAGGAGACCAGCACCGCGTTCTTCACCACCGCGACGGGCAACGTCCTCAAGGCGGCCGCCGCCGCGGACGTCGAACACTACGTGGCGCTGTCGGTGGTGGGCGCCGACCGGATCGGGTCGGGCTACTTCCGGGCCAAGGCGGCGCAGGAGGACTTGGCACGCCACACCACCGTGCCGTACTCGGTGGTGCGCGCCACACCGTTCCACGAGTCCGTGGAGGCCGCCGCCGCGGCCGGCACCCGGCCCGACGGCGTGCACGTGCCGCCGCTGTCGCTGCGGCCCGTCTCGGCGGACGACGTCGCCGCGGCCGTCGCCCATGTCGCTGTCGGGCTCCCCCAGTTCGGCGTGGTCGAGACAGCCGGGCCCGAGGAGCTCCGGCTGGAGGACCTCACGGCCGAAGTGCTCAACTTCCTCGGCCGGCCCGGCCCGGTGATCACCGACTCGCTGGCCCCGTTCTTCGGCGCGGTGCTCGAGGAGCGGGACCTGCTTCCCGGGCCGGACGCCCGGCTGGGCCATCACACGTTCACCCAGTGGCTCAAGAGCCGCTGA
- the aceE gene encoding pyruvate dehydrogenase (acetyl-transferring), homodimeric type: MSDPSRPTENPVISELDQLPDRDREETAEWRASLDAVVRNAGPERAVYLMRRVHEFAASTGMSLPGLLHSDYINTVPAAAQPEFDGDLEMESRITALNRWNAAAMVTRGARLGLGGHISTYASAAWLYEIGFHHFFRGKDADGSGDQLFVQGHASPGIYARVFLEGRLSESQLDSFRREAGGHGLPSYPHPRRLPWLWEFPTVSMGLGPLSAVYQARFNRYLHARGIKDTSTSRVWAFLGDGEMDEPESTAALTLASRENLDNLTFVINCNLQRLDGPVRSNSKIVQELEARFRGAGWNVVKTLWGEAWDPLLAQDTTGDLVRRLGEVPDAQMQTLAARDAAYIRKHFFTGDALSALSASLSDARVVELFENSRGGHEPLKVYAAYRAAVEHRGAPTVVLAQTVKGHTLGPAFESRNANHQMKKLTMEQFRAMRDLLELPIPDSALAGDQVPFWHPGQDSPEVRYLHERRAALGGPAPVRRVVAKPLPEPPAKPFEDLEKGSGHQEMATTMALVRLVKDLMRDPRSGARWVPIVPDEARTFGMESMFPTAGIYSPQGQTYDPVDADQLLHYLESTTGQLLIEGITEAGSVAEFAAAATSYATHGEPMIPFYIFYAMFGFQRTGDQFWALGDQMGRGFVVGGTAGRTTMTGEGLQHGDGHSHLLAATNPAAVSYDPAFAYEIAVIVRDGLRRMYGERPENVFYYLTVYNEPKHQPAMPPVPGIEEGIVRGIYRFRPAEAPAAGPRLQLLASGTAIHWVLRAQELLASDWGVHADVWSVTSWTELRRDAMRADDARTRGEERTPFVTRALSGAPGPVLAVSDWMRQVPDQISQWVEQDYYSLGTDGFGLSDTREDVRRYFRVDAESIVVTALDRLARAGQVPPETVARARAQYGLGR, translated from the coding sequence ATGAGTGATCCCTCCCGGCCGACCGAGAACCCTGTGATCAGTGAGCTGGACCAACTGCCCGACCGCGACCGCGAGGAGACCGCCGAGTGGCGGGCCTCCCTCGACGCCGTCGTGCGCAACGCGGGGCCGGAACGGGCGGTGTACCTGATGCGGCGGGTGCACGAGTTCGCCGCGAGTACGGGCATGTCCCTGCCGGGGCTGCTGCACTCCGACTACATCAACACCGTCCCCGCCGCCGCGCAGCCGGAGTTCGACGGTGATCTGGAGATGGAGTCCAGGATCACCGCGCTCAACCGGTGGAACGCGGCGGCGATGGTCACCCGCGGCGCGCGCCTCGGACTGGGCGGTCACATCTCCACCTACGCGTCGGCGGCCTGGCTCTACGAGATCGGCTTCCACCACTTCTTCCGGGGCAAGGACGCCGACGGCTCCGGCGACCAGCTCTTCGTCCAGGGACACGCCTCCCCCGGCATCTACGCCCGGGTCTTCCTGGAGGGGCGGCTGAGCGAGAGCCAGCTGGACTCCTTCCGCCGGGAGGCCGGCGGTCATGGACTGCCGTCCTATCCGCACCCCCGGCGGCTGCCGTGGCTGTGGGAGTTCCCGACGGTCTCCATGGGACTGGGCCCCCTCAGCGCCGTCTACCAGGCCCGCTTCAACCGCTATCTGCACGCCCGCGGCATCAAGGACACCTCCACCTCACGGGTGTGGGCGTTCCTGGGCGACGGGGAGATGGACGAACCGGAGTCGACGGCCGCCCTGACCCTGGCCTCCCGCGAGAACCTGGACAACCTCACCTTCGTCATCAACTGCAACCTCCAGCGCCTGGACGGCCCGGTACGGTCCAACTCGAAGATCGTGCAGGAACTGGAGGCACGGTTCCGGGGCGCGGGCTGGAACGTGGTCAAGACGCTCTGGGGCGAGGCCTGGGACCCGCTGCTGGCGCAGGACACCACCGGCGACCTGGTACGGCGCCTGGGCGAGGTGCCCGACGCCCAGATGCAGACGCTCGCCGCGCGGGACGCGGCCTACATACGCAAGCACTTCTTCACGGGTGACGCCCTGTCGGCGCTCTCCGCCTCCCTGAGCGACGCGCGGGTGGTCGAGCTGTTCGAGAACTCGCGGGGCGGACACGAGCCGTTGAAGGTGTACGCCGCCTACCGGGCCGCCGTCGAGCACCGGGGCGCCCCGACGGTGGTCCTCGCCCAGACGGTGAAGGGCCACACGCTGGGCCCGGCGTTCGAGTCGCGCAACGCCAACCACCAGATGAAGAAGCTCACGATGGAGCAGTTCCGTGCCATGCGCGACCTGCTGGAGCTGCCCATCCCCGACAGCGCGCTGGCCGGCGACCAGGTGCCGTTCTGGCACCCAGGGCAGGACTCGCCCGAGGTGCGTTACCTGCACGAACGCCGGGCCGCGCTGGGCGGGCCCGCGCCCGTGCGCCGGGTGGTCGCCAAGCCGCTGCCGGAACCGCCCGCCAAGCCCTTCGAGGACCTGGAGAAGGGGTCCGGCCACCAGGAGATGGCCACCACGATGGCACTGGTCCGGCTGGTCAAGGACCTCATGCGCGACCCGCGCAGCGGGGCCCGCTGGGTGCCGATCGTCCCCGACGAGGCCCGCACCTTCGGCATGGAGTCGATGTTCCCCACCGCCGGCATCTACTCGCCGCAGGGCCAGACCTACGACCCGGTCGACGCGGACCAACTGCTCCACTACCTGGAGAGCACGACCGGGCAGCTGCTCATCGAGGGCATCACCGAGGCCGGTTCCGTCGCCGAGTTCGCCGCCGCCGCGACGTCGTACGCCACGCACGGCGAACCCATGATCCCCTTCTACATCTTCTACGCCATGTTCGGTTTCCAGCGGACCGGCGACCAGTTCTGGGCGCTCGGCGACCAGATGGGCCGCGGCTTCGTGGTCGGCGGCACCGCCGGGCGCACGACGATGACCGGCGAGGGCCTCCAGCACGGGGACGGCCACTCGCACCTGCTCGCCGCCACCAATCCGGCGGCCGTCAGCTACGACCCGGCGTTCGCCTACGAGATCGCGGTCATCGTCCGGGACGGTCTGCGCCGCATGTACGGCGAGCGGCCCGAGAACGTCTTCTACTACCTGACCGTGTACAACGAGCCCAAGCACCAGCCCGCCATGCCGCCGGTTCCCGGCATCGAGGAGGGCATCGTCCGGGGCATCTACCGGTTCCGGCCCGCCGAGGCGCCCGCGGCCGGGCCCCGGCTCCAGCTGCTCGCCTCCGGTACGGCGATCCACTGGGTCCTGCGCGCACAGGAGCTGCTCGCCTCCGACTGGGGCGTGCACGCCGACGTGTGGTCGGTGACGTCCTGGACGGAGCTGCGCCGGGACGCGATGCGTGCCGACGACGCCCGGACGCGGGGCGAGGAACGCACCCCCTTCGTCACTCGGGCCCTGTCCGGGGCGCCGGGGCCGGTGCTGGCCGTCAGCGACTGGATGCGGCAGGTGCCCGACCAGATCAGCCAGTGGGTCGAGCAGGACTACTACTCCCTGGGAACCGACGGTTTCGGGCTGTCCGACACCCGTGAGGACGTGCGCCGCTACTTCCGGGTGGACGCCGAGTCGATCGTGGTGACCGCGCTGGACCGTCTGGCCCGTGCGGGCCAGGTCCCGCCGGAGACCGTCGCGCGGGCCCGCGCGCAGTACGGCCTCGGCCGCTGA
- a CDS encoding 2-oxo acid dehydrogenase subunit E2, which produces MTVSVTLPALGESVTEGTVTRWLKQVGDRVEADEPLLEVSTDKVDTEIPSPAAGVLLEILAAEDETVEVGAGLGIIGAPDTAPAAPAAPAAPAPAPAPTPTPTPTPTPTPTASAPAPTPAPAPAPAPAPAPAEPFVPPAASAVPAPPAPAPAPTTPQAPAPAPAPVRAAPAEDASSLRGRTVAMTRIRRAIGNNLKKALLEQAQLTSTVEADVTRLMRLRNRAKDGFLAREGLKLSPMPFFVKAAAQALKAHPVVNARINEDEGTITYFDSENIGIAVDTEAGLMTPVVKAAGDLTVAGLARAVHDLADRARGGHLTPDDVSGATFTISNTGSRGALFDTVIVPPNQAAILGVGATVRRPGVVRVGEEEVIGVRDLVHLSLSYDHRLVDGADAARYLTAVKALLESAAFEDDLYPDAAA; this is translated from the coding sequence ATGACCGTTTCCGTGACCCTGCCGGCTCTCGGCGAGTCCGTCACCGAGGGCACCGTGACCCGCTGGCTGAAGCAGGTCGGTGACCGCGTCGAGGCCGACGAGCCCTTGCTGGAGGTGTCGACCGACAAGGTGGACACCGAGATTCCCTCCCCTGCCGCGGGCGTCCTGCTGGAGATCCTCGCCGCCGAGGACGAGACCGTCGAGGTCGGTGCCGGCCTCGGCATCATCGGCGCACCGGACACGGCCCCGGCGGCCCCAGCGGCCCCGGCCGCACCGGCACCCGCACCCGCACCCACACCCACACCCACACCCACACCCACACCCACACCCACAGCATCGGCGCCGGCTCCCACTCCGGCTCCGGCTCCGGCTCCGGCTCCGGCTCCGGCTCCGGCCGAGCCTTTCGTGCCGCCTGCCGCGTCCGCCGTTCCGGCTCCCCCCGCGCCGGCGCCGGCACCCACGACTCCGCAGGCACCGGCGCCCGCGCCCGCGCCGGTGCGCGCCGCCCCGGCGGAGGACGCCTCCTCGCTCCGCGGCCGCACGGTCGCGATGACCCGTATCCGCCGGGCCATCGGCAACAACCTCAAGAAGGCGCTGTTGGAGCAGGCGCAGCTCACCTCGACGGTCGAGGCCGACGTCACCCGGCTCATGCGCCTGCGGAACCGGGCCAAGGACGGGTTCCTGGCCCGGGAGGGCCTCAAGCTCTCCCCCATGCCCTTCTTCGTCAAGGCAGCCGCCCAGGCGCTGAAGGCGCATCCGGTGGTCAACGCCCGGATCAACGAGGACGAGGGGACCATCACCTACTTCGACAGCGAGAACATCGGGATCGCGGTCGACACGGAGGCCGGTCTGATGACCCCGGTCGTCAAGGCGGCCGGTGACCTCACCGTCGCCGGGCTCGCCCGGGCCGTCCACGACCTCGCCGACCGGGCCCGCGGTGGTCACCTGACCCCGGACGACGTGTCGGGCGCGACCTTCACGATCTCCAACACCGGTTCGCGCGGCGCCCTGTTCGACACCGTCATCGTGCCGCCGAACCAGGCCGCGATCCTCGGCGTGGGCGCCACGGTCAGGAGGCCGGGGGTCGTGCGCGTCGGTGAAGAGGAGGTCATCGGCGTCCGGGACCTGGTGCACCTGTCGCTGTCGTACGACCACCGGCTGGTGGACGGCGCGGACGCGGCCCGCTACCTGACGGCGGTCAAGGCGCTCCTGGAGTCGGCGGCGTTCGAGGACGACCTGTACCCCGACGCCGCTGCGTGA
- a CDS encoding GNAT family N-acetyltransferase, whose product MRREPRIIPIGPGQLTRTVAMHRRCSPQTLWSRYHRAMADPRTYVPTLLSRPGSVHLAALGATGRIVAVGHLMPDHTAAEAALLVEDSWQGRGLGTRLLQHLGEHARAGGWTTLYGLFLAGDERIDAMLRHAPVPVQRTEEGGAVTARVLVHDLTAHASVSRQ is encoded by the coding sequence ATGCGCCGCGAACCGCGGATCATCCCGATAGGCCCCGGCCAGCTCACCCGCACCGTGGCGATGCACCGCCGCTGCTCGCCGCAGACCCTGTGGAGCCGCTACCACCGGGCGATGGCCGACCCCCGCACGTATGTGCCCACTCTGCTGTCCCGCCCCGGATCGGTACACCTGGCGGCCCTGGGCGCCACCGGCCGCATCGTCGCCGTGGGCCACCTGATGCCGGATCACACGGCCGCCGAGGCGGCGCTGCTGGTCGAGGACTCCTGGCAGGGCCGCGGACTCGGGACCCGCCTGCTCCAGCACCTGGGCGAGCACGCGCGGGCCGGCGGCTGGACGACGCTCTACGGCCTCTTCCTGGCCGGCGACGAGCGGATCGACGCCATGCTGCGCCACGCGCCCGTTCCGGTACAGCGCACGGAGGAGGGCGGCGCCGTCACCGCACGGGTCCTGGTCCACGACTTGACGGCCCACGCGTCCGTATCCCGTCAGTGA